The region TTTGTAAGCTCTGTTGTTTCCTTTCTGGTggtgttttcttctgctttacAATCACTTATCTTTAAAGCTGTTGCCCTATTAATCTCCCACTCATTCACACCACATACACGAAAGAAATAAGAAGTCatctcctatgctccttggtttcggcgaatgttggcttccgtcatcCGTGTTATAATGAaaccctcttttcttctctcttaacTACACCTTAGGTGACATTAGGCATACTGTTCAAGAACGAATAAATTCCGCTTGAGGAGATAGGAATCGATCTTCTTTACCAGCAATAATAATAAATCGTTTTTGCTAGTTGAAAGAACGTTTAGAACATCTAAATTCAACGAAGATGGCGCGCCTTCCCGTCCGAGGATGGATCAGTTGATCGGTGCTGTTGCTTCGCGGCCAATGAGGCTATCCTCCGGACTTGGTACCATTATCTCTCACGTCGCGCAGCCGCACTGCGCCATACTTTGCTCTGTTCGTGTCACGTATAGGTTTACGATGCATTCATGTCGTGGAGTGTCACATCACGTTGTGTGTCTGTCTGCATAGGAGTGTCACTGGTTTACAGAGACGCGTGCCTCTGCATCGGGCTCTCCCTATTGGGGCTAACCTGCACAACGAGGGAACTGCGCAAGAACCATCGCTACGTACAGAGTGCTCTTAGAAAATTCTGTCACCGGCGTCAGTGGTTCTTAATTTTTCGCTGTAAAACGTCCTAGAAGAATGTAGCGTCAATGCACAGACTAAAACAACGGTCAATTGTCGCTCGTGTATTGCACAGGCAGCAATTCACCATACATAGCGCTAGGATCTGCTTAACGTGAAGCCACGCCTTCACAGTCAGCGTTGATGTgcgcagtttaaagaagaatgtttttgcggcagaagatatgcacattcgcctaacacgttttaaaacactggtgtcaaggaatcccagaaaaggttgccgatacaacggtatagggaacaaatactctaagtgcctgagtcatctacCTTCTGGAggggctatacaggtagtctaaagaaaagcgcacagtgaggaaattgaaggtgtcagcaacttccttaaggaaccCCCATAAAGGCTCCTCAGGAGTGGGTCCAGTCGGAGCGAATAgcaaaggcaaatgagcactgagacgcctaataagcacagctactaaaaagggcggtttgacgattcggaaaagaaaaaaaaagacgcgaaaCAAGCtcatgcacgaataagtgaacaaggctttgacatcacaccctacagaatccgttttttgcctgtcgAGAAaaagtgttgtgccatatgatctatttatgttgctgggactatttagtctatggaagagccgcatgatggaccaccACGCCGAATCACTTCGGTCGTCGGAATCTTtctttcgtgaacaatgcgctttggtgcgtgTAGTATATGCTGCCCTGTAAGTGTCGCCtcgctggctcccctatctggatgcatgtgtgtgcctcccagacattTGATGCTTTGGAAGGAGGGGTTATGccggggtaaggtggcctggtgtttggAGGTGTAAGCGGGCTAAGAGTTTTCTTTTCCGCACTATTTACatgcaattaagaaaaaaaaaattggcgtcggtggttcagtggttgaaTACctgcctgccacgcgggtggcccgggttcgattcccggccgacccAGTCGCCATTTCTTTGCTCGCCTAGTGAGAACTGAAACGTCGGCACCTAATTAGGCAAGGGTTCAACTTCCGCGCGACGTTCCTCAGCTGTGGCATTGTGTTTGTTTCAATGGCCGGGTGCACGGGGCCATAGGTTCGTCTGTTCGCTGTACCTGTTGATGTAATATCTCTTGTTTAATACCTTGAAGCGAGACGTGGTATTAAGGGTGGAGCGATGGAGCACTTCACATTAATTTAGATCTGCTGGGGCTCTTTTACGTCCAGGTAAGACTGAAACGTTGCAACAAAGGTACTTTTTTGTGGTCGTCGAACGCTAATAGAGTGTTATAAATTAAAAGTCAGACTACATTTCCTAACCTTATTCGGATATTGAAACAACCTAAATACAACATTATTACTGGGCAAGAGAATACACGCGCCAATTGCGGAATGGGAGAAATTACCAAAAACAGTCAAGGCCCTACGAGGAAGGCGACACTGGATATCTACACTACAGCACTAGCAATACACGTAGCTCACTTTCTTAAAAAATAGGATAGTCTTGCTTATATGGCCATTATTGAAGGCTATGCCATAGGCGATATAAGTTAATGGTCAATAAGCAAGATTTTTAACAAAACAACTATGATGTGCATGCAGTCTATGACCGTCATCACCTAACGGATTTAGTTGCAAAGTACTACTAGTTCAAGAACAGCATTACTATAAGAGAAATTGAAAAGTTCTGGTAGTCAGTGTTtaaaatatatttgtaatgttgttTTATAGTTACGACTTAACTTTACAACAACATTTGGAACATAGTATTAGAATAGCGTTTAGTTTGAATGGTCAATGAGTGTTTATAATAAACACGAAACGTTATTTGATAAATATTAATATTAAATAGGTTTGGAAATCAAGGTTAGCAAAATGTTTACTTTGAACGGTAAAACAATGTTCCTGACATAAAAATACAACTAGGGGTTGGACTTTCCGGTTTATATAGTTTTTTCAATCCCGCCGACTTTTTTGTGTGTTTATATTGCGATGAAAGTTTCGTTTTTTAATTGGTTGCGATTGCTTTCGACGAGAGATGTACTGTCTTTTTTTGGTGACTTAATGCGGCAATCCTGTGCAAGAAAAAGTCACTTAGGGTGTTTTTCGGTGTTTTTGTCAATTTGTTTAGGAGTAATCAACGTGCAAATGTGATTACTAGGAGCTAAGCTTGTAGAAGGAATTGCTATCGTTTTTATGAaagtcatcattatcatcagcctggctccgcccacagcagggcaaagtcctctgctatatctctccaactaaccctctGCTTTGCCAACGGCAGTCACCCGATACCCGcaatctaactttctgccgcgcctgatacgcttgccttctcttcgaatctaCCCCGTTGACCATAAGGATCATAGGCTGTATTACCTTCGCATTAAATGTCCTGTCTAAGTTAATTTATTCTTCTTTATTGCAACTATAATGTCACTGACACGGGTTTGTTCCCTGGCCAATTCTGCCCTCTACCTGTCTCTTAGCGTTGTACCTATGATTTTCCCTTCCGTATACTATGTCTTGTTGTCCATAACTTAAGTGGAAGCATTTTAGTTATCCCCAACGTTTAGGCCTCGTACGGGTAAGATACGGGTAGCTTGGTTtattggttcatgggggtttaacgtcccaaagcgactcagggggACGCCGTAGgaaagagctccggaaatttcgactacctggggttctttgaagtgcactgacatcgcacagtacacagaactctagaattttgcctccatcgaaattcgactggcgcggccgggaccgaacacGCTGCGGTTAAGATACGGGTAAGACATAGTTGTAAGATATATCGGTAAGATACGGTAACATATAGCcgtttatacttttctcttcaaggatattgagaaaagtatataacagctgtagctcatcgtcaataaaccctctctctgtCTAGGTGGGATGAAAAATTTCTGTAGCtcacatataaaaaaaaacagtgttttgAAAAGCAGTCTATTTCCCAACAGAATGTGTCCCTACACTAATGCACTATACTCATttgcctgagaaaaaaaaagcttgcaaaaAAACCTTTTTTCCTGTTCAAAAACCTACCACGGCTTGAATTGTGCTCGAATCATCGAAAATTGTTTTCTTGAGGCAATTATTCGggtttgaaaataaaaattgactAGTGGCCAGATCGGGACTGCAATTTTGGTGGCCGGGCTCTTGGAAAGCACACTTTCACGGGGGGGATCTTGGGGTTCTGATGGCGATTTACTAACACCACTGAGTTGATCTCCATCCAGTTGAGCATTCACCACTTCGAGCTGTTGATAAGTTCTTTCACGCTCTACTATCTGCTAGCCGTCCTGGTGAGCCCACTCGGTAGAGAGACTTCCCCGGACTGGCAGGATTGTCCCGGATTCGAACCACTGACCAGGAAGAAtctttcttcaactacgaagtttctgtgaaggCTGTGtaggtttcctttgtagccgcttGGCTGCGCTTGGCTAGATCCTGAAGAGTAGTTACTCCCATATAACAGGAAGAGCTTACCTAGAAAGCACGACTGATCGCCATCGCCTCTAGGGTTCTGGACTAAGGACACCAGCCGGGGCATCGAAGGTACCGCTCCTCTGCATTTGGTAATCAAGTTGTTTCCTCTCCTCCTCCTAAGAACCCTGGCATGAAACGCCAGCCATGCAAAAAAAGTTAACTAGCAGCGCCCGTCATGCCACTATGAACGCTTATAGCTGCCACCTATGAACACGGCCCATATATCCTTACACGCCGGACGAGCTGCGTTCCCCAATAGGTGCTGAACTATTGGACTTTAAGTGGCGCTTCCAAAGCCACTGCTGCTGCATCTTTGTTGCTCGATTCACTCTAGTGCCACGCGCCTTGCCGCCCCCACGTGACAGCGCAGCTGACCACAAGCACGTGCGTGTTATCAACGGACCGCGGCGCTGCACAGGGCACGCAGGTTCTGCGTCCGTTGATACAGCTGGATCACGTACGTGATCAGGAGAAATGGGCGCGTAGGCATTATCATCAGGTTAAACGAATCTCACGCTTCGCGGTGTCGCCTTGTGTGCGTTTATGTATGGTGCTGTTGTTATAAGGCTACTTGCCGCTGTCTACCTGATGTGCGGCGTAGATAGCGCAGAAAATTTAATTTATAAATTGAACTGTGAGTAACCAGCGCTCTTCACAGTAGAGGGCTCTTAGACAACAAAAGCGCCTCCCTCGTGGGCTAGACTGCGTCGTTGCTTTCACAAGATGCACATACGCAGCGCAGGTATGGCGAACTGCGTGCAGCGAGCTTAAATATGGCTGCACTTCAGTTTTTCCACTAAAGGCTAAAGAGGCGCATAAAACACCTAATACATAGTATATTTATTGCCTATATACAATAAATCTACTCGTGCACAAAGAGAACGAAGGCCGAAAATATATTTCCGTATCGAACTTCAGGTTTTATTAGTGGAGCATCAGTGCCACTGTTATGATTAAGCAATTAGTTTTTTATTCGGAACTGATAAATCTGAGCAAGGAAAACGAAACGATTGAAGTTCAATACCACGAAGCGTACAAAATTCGATATCAACGAGTATAAAACGTATTGCAACGACAGCGGCGGCGTTCACGGAAGCGTGTAATTGAAGTCCGGAGCCTGGGCCCGCTCGTGGATCCAGATGGTGGCGATCCACTTGGAACCCCGCAGCACAGGGCACGAGCCGTGCTGAGTGCTCTCGTCTTGCTGCCAATGCCCTGTCGCATTTTCCTTTAGGTTGAACCAGAAGAGCGCGGATCCACGGCGAGGAGTGATTGACAGTCCGACCAAAGGAAACGCAGTGGCCCCGCCCTCTGCTACGTCACTGAGGTACACCAGCAGTGTTGCCAGCCGATCGCCATTAAAGGGCACCAACCAGCTGTCCACGGGATCCATGTGCTGCATGTAGTGTCCGCCGACTCCATAGTTCAGCAATTGGAGCTTTTCTGCCGACTCCATCGAGAGCCCAGTCGCCATCTCAGCGCGGTGGTACACGTTGGCGGTGTTGGCGTTTTTTTCCAGCCAGCCGAGCGCAGCGGTCCTGGACTCTTGCACCTCGCCTTGTTCGTTGGACACCATCACCTCGGCTGCTACTAGTGCTTCGGGCAACTGGCGAAGAGCAGCGCACTCGGCAGCGTTTAGAAAGTCGTGAATGAGCCACACCCGAGGCTCTAACGAAGAAAGCTCCTCCACGGCGAATGGAGCCAGCGATGCAGCCCCATGCTTGCCGCTTGACATCCAGCACCGCAGGGAGCTGGTGGGCCTCGCATCGCGCTCCCGGCTGGAGTGACACAGCTTACCGAAGCTGGAGTCAATGGTGAAGCTAGAGCGCGCGAAGCCTATCACGGCGTCTCGGTATGGCCACATTGCGGACGTCTCCGGAGGATATCCGACAACTCCCCACCATGTCTTGGATACCGCCGTCGCTGACAACGTCACCAGCTCCTCCAGATAGTGCTCGAAGAAGTACGCGTATCGCCTCTCCGCCTCGCCTAGATCCGCCCATTCGATGGCCAGTGTAGGCTCCCTAAGTGCGCAATGGACGGCCAACGAGATCATGTCGTCCGACGTCAGTTCGGCTAGTTGGGGAGAGCGCAGCGTCACAGCGGCTTGATCTGCACTGATGTGGTACGCCTTCTGGAGCCTGCAGACGCCCGCTGCAGCCCCGTCAAGGTCTTCTGCTGTAGGCCAGGCCAGGTGGTTGGCTTTTTCGATTATTAGTTGGGGGCAGTGAGAGCCGAGTAGCACACGGGAAATGGCGTCCAGTGCAGAGAGTCTTAGCAACTTCAGCAGCGGCTTTTCTTCATTCAGGGCGATTTCTGTAGCTTAGTGAATAATCGGTGTGGAGCTTGAGGAAAGGCATTACGGAGGCGGCTCGGTGCCAGGTGGCTTCGCAGGGCTCCACGTGGCGACGCAGGGCACTGGCCATTGCCTTCTCTGTTTCGAAAAGACTGGCTAGCGCTTTCGTGGATCTGAAGTAGTGGCCGCCCTCGGCACCAGCGCTGCAGATGCAAGCGAACAGTGAAAGCCACCACAACTTCATCTTCTCCGGAGTTTCTTTTTCGTCGGCTTCAATCGAGAAGCACACGCGCATGATGATCAATTCGTCATCTTCCtctgttatttttttctattcctaTTGCCCTACCTATACTAGTGAAAGTCGAGCTCATGTCTACCGAGGATTAAGACCTCACCTTGTGGCTGACAACAATAACAGCCGGAGCCAACTCAGGTTTCTGGACGAAGATAGTTGGTCAGATTGTACAAGACGATACCCGCCTTCCACTGCGTTACAAGGTAGGTCATCGGGTGGACATCCGCCTGCGGCCACTGCGGCTCTCTGTGTACAAGAAATTTCACCCGTCCTTTTCCCTGGCGCCCATGCGAAGGGGCCTAAATATATAAATGCTGCACAACGCATACATGTGAGAACACTGCAAACTGCCGAGGAGATTCCTGcagtggacaaccacctcctgcaCTTGTGGGAGGTGCGCCGGAGTCTTATTCGTCGGTTCAGAAAGCAGAAGACCAATCGGAAACTTAAGGTTCGCATCGCAGAGATTATCGAGAAAGCTGCAGGGTATGCTGCTCAGCTCACTGACTCAAATTGGGTAGAGCGCCGCAACTCAGCAGTCCGACTGGCGAGCTCAGGAGGGACTTGCCTCTTTCGCAGTTTCATCGGCCCCGCTGAAACGAGATGGGAGACGTAAAGACAGCTCCGGCGGGCCTTGCATGGATACCAAGGTGCGAGAGTACAACTAGCCGAAACCCTGTGTGACAGCTACCTCTGTCGCATAGAAAACCCTGTTGGGTCCCAGTATACGTGTTCAGGAAAGCCAAATCAGAATACAGACGCCCTTGCGCGTTGCAAAACCTTAAGGTGACACTGGAAGAAATGTAGAGGGGTACGGCTCCGGGTCGGGATCACATAACAGTTAAGCTGTTGATGTATCTTTCGGATTTCGCCCATTTGCACCTAGTGAAATACATTTAGCAGATCTGGGATGGGCGTCCAATCCCTCCAGATTGGAAGACCTTCATGGTCAAATTCATACCTAAACCGGGTAAAGTCGTGAACACGGACAACCTGCGGGCCACATCACTGACCTCGTGTTTGGGCAAACTTAAGGAGACGATGGTTAGGGGTCGCCTCTCTCCATGCACAGAAAGTAAGGACCCCTGCGCGGACTATGTTTGGGTTCCGCCCACATAATTCGGCGCAGGACGTCCTCCTAAAACAACAGCACGACGTACTCGGACCTACAGTTATGCACCATAACGACAAGGCCATTCTAGCTCTTCACCTTAAGGGCGCATTTGATAATGTCCGTCATGGGAGCATACCCTCCAGCTTGAGCTCAACCGGCTCTCATGTCCCAATATTctcaggcaaaaattttgaaaattacaacgtcgtcagATAACTTTTTGGAAATATTTAGGATAATgacccattcttctgatatgttgcaaaatatttattctaaagtgtttccatcaatcgcatAGAACGCCTAAGACTgcgatagaaaaccaatgggaacgcttttgacgatagcgaaaacgtcgagaggaaaaaaaaaatacaggactgtCGCCGAgtgatttgcggatatattgattgtgatAGTGAAATCATCCATTATAtcaaaaaattgccttcataaaaattttcaCGCTCAAatatgcctttgtccagaattattgggtaTGCTGGATCGAAAGCCTCTGCCTACATTCGAGACTTTCTTTCGCGACGGCAGGCACTCCTCTGTATTGTGGATAAAGAATATAGGGACCCTATACCATGGGAACAAGGGTACGTCCCAAGGAGCGGTACTCTCGCCGCCACTGTTCAACACTGCGGTGATGAATCTTCCGCAGCATTTACTAACGCCCGGGTGGAGCGAGTCAATCATGCACTCTACGCAGAAGACTTAACAATTTGGACGGCTCGCATTTCAGTTTTTTAAATGTTCGAAAGGACCAAGTAAGGCATTTAGAAGGGAGCGGATCACATTACAAAAAGTTGGGGAAACGTACCTAATAATGCGGAATAAGAAAGTGATGTTGGCCAGATGTTTAAGAAAGGGACTAATGTTCGGAGAGAACGAAAAAACAACGCGGTGGGACATTTTGCACATGTCTAGTGCAAAGATATTTAAATAATTTTACCAGGCTGCAGGATGAACGGCTGACCTACCTTCACTGGTTGATAGTATAGAATGCACACCGACTACTTACAGAGGGAGACGGTTGCAGTTGTAGAACTTAACGTTGGACAAGCGGATTTGCGCACTAATTTTGCTACAGGGAAATGACCTGTGTTTGCAATTATCAGGTGCATTTTAGAGGTAAAATAAACAAAGCTGGGAAAAAAAATGAGGTAGAAAAATAGAAACATAATGAGCATGTACCTTCTGAATTAAGTAATGGTGACGTGTGCTCCGTCGTCAGAACAATTCAGAAAGAAAATCAGCTGTATGGACGTAACGCATGCCCCGCCTAGAGAGCTAGGAAAAGAAAGGAGCGCTGATATTCTGGGCATGTTTAATCAATGCTGTGAGTTACTTCTCATCGGAGTCCGAGATAAACGTTCTTGTTTCGATGGAAACATTATTTTGAATAACTTTGCCTCATAGATATCGCCACAGCTGTCAGTTAACAATATATCAAGCGCCTAGTACTTGAACTTTGTTATATGGGTATATAATAAGCCTGATTAAAATTGTCTGTTcatgttatttattttttcacgTTACCTCTAAACGCTCTCGCTAAAAGGGAATTCCTTGAGGAGGGGGGCATAAATTTATTTACTAACGTGTTACATTTTAAGACGAACTgaaatgataaaaataaaaataaaacaagtcgTAACAAAAACGGAaggtaaacagaaaaaaaaagcaaaaacgatCACAACACGTTTCCATCTCAGAGAATGAGAGTAAATTTATGATTCTAAAGAACTAATGAAGGGAATAACATTTTCATTGTTGCTCTCAGCTTTCAACCATGAaagtaaaaaaagcaaaaaatagaGTACAAAGAAACTTCTTTGTACTTTATGCGCGACCCGCAAAATATACAACATAAGGTTGCGTTTTATCAATTAAACCAGAGGATGTTGAGCATCTCATATGCTCAATTTTTCTCATTTTCGGCCTCTTTTAAAGCAATCGTAATATATAACTGACTGcttcagcaagaaaaaaaaactaccgtaCCAGGGACACCGCGATTAGCGTTACTAATTACTAAGAGAGCAGCTCTCGTTTTGATATATAGATGATTTCACAAGAAAAAGTTgcgaacgcttaagcttcgcatttaagagtagaacgcgatatCATTATCGTGTCCCGTTCGTATCGCCTACTTAACGCTCACACAGCAACCCAACCCCTAActagccgcggtggctcggtggttacggcgctcggctgctcacccgaaagacgcaggttcgattcctAACGtagcggccgaatttcgatgaaggcgaaattctaaaggcccgtgtactgtgcgatgttagcgcacgtaaaagaacacgaggtggtcgaaatttccggagcccttaccTACAACGCCCCTCATAGGCTGAGCcgttttgtgacgttaaacccaataaacaaTAAACCTAATCAAaatactcataattactcatgtacgcgtCAGTACAAAACTCTAAGACAGTTCactcagccgccgctgtggctaggTGGTTATaacgctctgctgctgacccacaAGACGCTGGTTCGAACCCAAGCGCGGCGGcggcatttcaatggaggcgaaattctagaggcacatgtactgcgtgatgtcagtgcacgttaaagaaccctaggtggtagaaattatccggagccctcgactactaCGTCCCCACAGCCTGAGCTCTTTTGAGAGATTAAACGCCATAAACCAGTTCACTAAATCAAACACCACGACGCATGTGAACCGCTGTTCAGCTTGAACGAATCAGGATCAGAGGAGACTGGCCAAGTAGCTGTGAGATTTGCCTTGCGAAGGAATTTGATAGGGTTCCTTATTATTTCTTCTTCGCGGTCTTGTAATATCTAAATATTGCTGAGATTTTGCTCGCGGGCATGAGACTGTGCCCATTCTTGAATGTTCCTAAGTCTAAACAGTCTGAAGACTGTTGAACGCTCTCgctaggaaacagcagttcaccgTTGGcagttggcagcgaggtgctggaaatggtaagggaatacgtctacttagggcaggtagtggccgctgatctggatcatgagagggaaataacgaaggataagaatagagtggagcgcatatggaagttcctctcagatcatgaatagcagtttgcctatatccctcaagagaaaacaatacagcagctgtatcttaccggtactcacctacgggtagaaacatggaggctgacgaacagggtttagcttaagttaaggacaacacagtgagctatggaaaaaaaaatgatgggtgCAATTTTAAGAGgccggaagctggcagagtgggtgagggaacctacgcgggttaatgacatcctagtcgaaatcaagaagaagaatttggcttgggcagggcatgtaatgcaggcaagataaccgttggtccttgaGAGTAAAggagtggatttcaagggaaggaaagcgtagc is a window of Amblyomma americanum isolate KBUSLIRL-KWMA chromosome 4, ASM5285725v1, whole genome shotgun sequence DNA encoding:
- the LOC144129598 gene encoding prolyl 4-hydroxylase subunit alpha-1-like, which produces MKIPYEFVKSRWCRGRPLLQIHESASQSFRNREGNGQCPASPRGALRSHLAPSRLPTEIALNEEKPLLKLLRLSALDAISRVLLGSHCPQLIIEKANHLAWPTAEDLDGAAAGVCRLQKAYHISADQAAVTLRSPQLAELTSDDMISLAVHCALREPTLAIEWADLGEAERRYAYFFEHYLEELVTLSATAVSKTWWGVVGYPPETSAMWPYRDAVIGFARSSFTIDSSFGKLCHSSRERDARPTSSLRCWMSSGKHGAASLAPFAVEELSSLEPRVWLIHDFLNAAECAALRQLPEALVAAEVMVSNEQGEVQESRTAALGWLEKNANTANVYHRAEMATGLSMESAEKLQLLNYGVGGHYMQHMDPVDSWLVPFNGDRLATLLVYLSDVAEGGATAFPLVGLSITPRRGSALFWFNLKENATGHWQQDESTQHGSCPVLRGSKWIATIWIHERAQAPDFNYTLP